The Acinonyx jubatus isolate Ajub_Pintada_27869175 chromosome D2, VMU_Ajub_asm_v1.0, whole genome shotgun sequence genome contains a region encoding:
- the LOC128312654 gene encoding uncharacterized protein LOC128312654: protein MEGSALRSCGQASWGQGAGTDTLTGEHEGCGPGGGMARVHKEATCVVVALPSTVWPEEGPRALQGCTDHPEAAGPGCWVFIGRQRAPGLGWLRVRPPSGWSPVGTLGWALMATPSCSRDRAATLSHSPGTARGCARRIPGACRVILPTATLLGSRFSARGCSSPCRPPCDTTVPGVPTAHAHLGRGRHPPLPSSSHFSQTSTRSWARAPLCGPRLGRDAAGLAPGPSAGRPLAAALGSPRGGSTHPPLQRDPLSCRGHTETAGGGGRRDCPHAGGLSLVPGPVLCPAETRQDQHAMLPGPLRPHSEHV from the coding sequence ATGGAGGGGTCGGCCCTCCGTTCCTGTGGCCAGGCTTCTTGGGGCCAAGGAGCTGGGACAGATACACTCACAGGTGAGCATGAGGGGTGTGGGCCTGGGGGCGGCATGGCCCGGGTGCATAAGGAGGCCACATGTGTGGTGGTGGCTCTGCCTTCTACAGTGTGGCCAGAAGAGGGCCCCCGGGCCCTGCAAGGCTGCACGGACCACCCAGAGGCTGCAGGGCCAGGATGCTGGGTGTTCATTGGGCGGCAGAgggccccagggctgggctggctcAGGGTACGGCCTCCTTCCGGCTGGAGCCCTGTTGGCACTTTGGGCTGGGCCCTGATGGCAACTCCCTCCTGCTCCCGGGACCGGGCGGCCACTCTAAGCCACTCCCCAGGTACAGCGCGTGGCTGTGCCAGGAGGATCCCGGGGGCCTGCAGGGTCATCCTCCCCACTGCCACCCTATTGGGCTCACGGTTTTCTGCCAGGGGCTGCAGCTCACCGTGCCGCCCACCCTGTGACACCACAGTCCCTGGGGTCCCAACAGCCCATGCACATCTGGGGCGAGGCCGGCACCCTCCGCTACCCTCCTCCTCTCACTTCTCCCAAACCTCCACACGGTCATGGGCACGCGCTCCCCTGTGCGGGCCACGCTTGGGCCGGGATGCGGCCGGGCTGGCACCTGGGCCCTCAGCAGGCCGCCCTCTGGCCGCTGCCCTGGGGTCTCCTCGAGGGGGCAGCACACATCCTCCCCTGCAGAGAGACCCCCTTAGCTGCCGAGGCCACACAGAGACCGCAGGTGGTGGTGGCAGGCGTGACTGTCCCCACGCTGGGGGCTTGTCCCTAGTGCCTGGGCCCGTTCTGTGCCCTGCGGAGACCAGACAGGACCAGCATGCCATGCTGCCTGGACCCCTGAGGCCTCATTCTGAACATGTCTGA